A genomic region of Sander lucioperca isolate FBNREF2018 chromosome 6, SLUC_FBN_1.2, whole genome shotgun sequence contains the following coding sequences:
- the LOC116050231 gene encoding Krueppel-like factor 15: MVDHSPVSKGTFLPSSGSPQPYRLSDMVTDLSSYQVMPSPFSEDELSESSSPRSCSSPDSQVLSSSYGSNSSAESQDSILDHLLSQASLGGANSMLAGSEAPIALSTFFWDSRRDEPSKREPVKEEHFDFLTWSNVETEEQLVGSFQPTLEEIEEFLEENMEVVTMKQEIREGCPGLGVGLEEALGLKVGLEWCTDTSPEPKLEPEAKCVDHLATAAPSETKTTSVNHMHESSTGAKKALANNTSSADSGTNSSGMPVILQIQPLEIKQEPTVAPLTPVAQPPPLAPVSDIKIAQLLVNIQGQTFALVPHILPSPSLNVSSKFVRIAPIPIAAKPLGLGDCSASQGSGVLVGGQKFQKNPVADLIKMHKCTFPGCTKMYTKSSHLKAHLRRHTGEKPFACSWQGCGWRFSRSDELSRHRRSHSGVKPYQCPVCEKRFARSDHLSKHIKVHRFPRNRRTVCSAN; the protein is encoded by the exons ATGGTAGATCACTCTCCAGTTAGCAAGGGGACTTTTCTTCCCTCCAGTGGCTCTCCACAGCCCTACCGGCTGTCTGACATGGTGACAGACCTGAGCTCCTACCAGGTGATGCCGTCACCGTTTTCGGAGGACGAATTGAGCGAGTCGTCCAGCCCCCGTTCCTGTTCCAGCCCGGACTCCCAGGTGCTCAGCTCCAGCTACGGCAGCAACTCTAGTGCTGAGAGCCAGGacagcattctggatcacctGCTGTCCCAGGCGTCTTTAGGAGGTGCCAACAGTATGCTGGCAGGGTCTGAGGCACCTATAGCATTATCCACCTTCTTCTGGGACTCACGGAGAGATGAGCCCTCCAAACGCGAGCCCGTAAAGGAGGAACATTTTGACTTCCTGACCTGGTCCAATGTGGAGACAGAGGAACAACTTGTAGGGTCCTTCCAGCCCACACTGGAAGAGATTGAAGAATTCCTGGAGGAGAATATGGAGGTGGTAACAATGAAGCAGGAAATCCGAGAGGGTTGTCCGGGGTTGGGAGTGGGACTGGAAGAGGCTCTTGGTCTAAAAGTTGGCTTGGAGTGGTGCACGGACACCTCCCCTGAGCCTAAGCTAGAGCCAGAGGCCAAGTGTGTAGACCACCTGGCCACTGCTGCCCCCAGTGAGACCAAAACTACATCAGTTAACCACATGCATGAATCCAGCACAGGGGCCAAGAAGGCATTAGCCAACAACACTTCATCAGCAGACAGTGGCACAAACAGTAGTGGGATGCCGGTCATCCTACAGATTCAGCCTCTTGAGATCAAGCAGGAGCCCACAGTAGCGCCTCTTACCCCAGTAGCCCAGCCTCCACCGCTTGCCCCAGTCTCAGACATCAAAATTGCACAGCTATTGGTCAACATCCAAGGTCAGACCTTTGCCCTGGTGCCCCACATCCTGCCCTCTCCCAGCCTTAACGTCTCCTCCAAGTTTGTCCGCATTGCTCCCATCCCCATTGCAGCCAAGCCTCTTGGGCTCGGGGATTGCTCAGCCAGCCAGGGCTCAGGGGTTCTTGTTGGAGGTCAAAAGTTCCAGAAGAACCCAGTGGCGGATCTTATCAAAATGCACAAATGCACTTTTCCTGGCTGCACCAAGATGTACACCAAGAGCAGCCACCTGAAGGCCCACCTGAGGAGGCACACGGGGGAAAAGCCTTTCGCCTGCAGCTGGCAGGGCTGTGGATGGAG GTTTTCCCGGTCGGACGAGCTGTCTCGACATCGGCGTTCCCACTCAGGTGTCAAGCCTTACCAGTGTCCAGTTTGTGAGAAGAGGTTTGCCCGCAGTGACCACCTGTCAAAACACATCAAAGTCCACCGATTTCCACGAAACAGACGGACAGTTTGCTCAGCCAACTGA